The Streptomyces sp. NBC_00775 genome includes the window GGGGCGCGGGGGCCGGCTGGGTGATGCCGCCGTGGTCGACGAAGGTGCCGCGGGCGGCGAGATGGGGGTGGGCGGGCGCCTCGCGCAGCGACAGGACGGGGGCCACGCAGGCGTCGGAGCCCTCGAAGACCGCGGTCCACTCGTCTCTCGTACGGGTCTTGAAGCGGGCGGCGACCGCCTCGCGCAGCTCGCCCCAGCGGGCCAGGTCCTTGCGGGCCGAGGCCAGTTCGGCGATGCCGAGCAGTTCGGCGAACTCGGCGTAGAACTGCTGCTCCAGGGCGCCGACCGCCATGTACTGCCCGTCGGCCGTCTCGTACGTCCCGTAGTACGGGCAGCCGCCGTCCAGCAGGTTGGCGCCGCGCCGGTCCTGCCAGCCGCCGGCGGCGAGCATGCCGTGGATCATCGCGGCGAGGTGTGCGGCGCCGTCGACGATGGCCGCGTCCACGACCTGTCCCGCTCCGGTCGCGCGTGCGTGGTGGAGTGCGGCGAGGACGCCGACGACGAGATAGAGCGAGCCGCCCGCGTAGTCACCGACCAGGTTCGCGGGAACCGTGGGCGGCTCGTCCGGCCGGCCGATCATGCCGAGGGTGCCGGTGAGGGCGATGTACGCGATGTCGTGCCCGGCGCGCTGGGCGAGCGGGCCTTCCTGGCCCCAGCCGGTCATGCGCCCGTAGACGAGCTTCGGGTTGCGGGCGTGGCAGGCACCGGGGCCCACGCCGAGGCGCTCGGCGACGCCGGGGCGGTAGCCCTCGATGAGGATGTCGGCGCGTTCGACCAGGTCAAGGACGCGTTCCTGGCCGTTCTCGGTCTTCAGGTCGAGGATCACGGACCGCTTGTTGCGGTTGGTGACGTCGTACTCCGGGTTGATCGCGAGCCCGGCGCCGCCGGGCCGGTCCACTCGGACGACATCCGCGCCGAGGTCGGCGAGGAGCATGGCCGCGAACGGGCCGGGACCGATGCCCGCCAGCTCGACCACGCGCACCCCGGCGAGCGGGCCGTGTCCTGGCGTCCCTGCCACTGCCATCAAGCCCCCAGCACTGTGACACTACTGATGTGACATCAGCGATGTTAAGAACGTGTTCCACATCGGGCAAGCCCTGGACGAGCAAGCGCTTAGTTAAATTCCGGTCGGCGGATGATGACGAAACAGGCCAGAACGGGCCGCGTCAACGCTCGTCGAGCTCGGCGATCAGCTTCTTCGGCGCGATCGTCCGGTAGCTCTCCTCCACCCAGTCGCACAGCAGCTCCGCGGCCGGAGCGCCCCGCTCCGCCAGGGGTATGCGCACCCAGCCGGACGTGCCGAGGCCGTATCCGGCGGGCTCGGCGCCGGGCGAGGTGAGGGCGTGGGCATGCGCGGCGTCGTCCTTGAGCTTCAGGGTGACGCCCAGCGGATAGCTGCCGTCGTCGACGCCGAGGAAGACGAACACCTTCTTGTTCACCTTCGCGACGGCCTCGCCCCAGGGGAACTCCTCCGAGGCGCCGGGCAGGCCGAGGGCGAACTCGCGTACCTTCTCCCACTTTTTCAGGGCGTTCTTCGGCACGGCCACCGCTACCTCCGACCTCATCGTCCGGCTGCTCGTACCTCACGCTAGCCTCAGCCACCGACAACGGCGCTTCGCGCACGGCTGAGAGGTGTCATGAGCAGGCTGAACGGGACGGATCGCGCGTACGACATCGTGCTCTTCGGAGCCACTGGGTTCGTCGGGGAACTCACGGCGGAGTATCTCGCCGCCCACGCGCCCGAGGGGCTGCGCTGGGCGATCGCGGGGCGGAGCGCGGAGAAACTGGAGCGGCTGCGCGAGCGGCTGTCCGGCGCCCCCGGGGTACTCCGGGCGGACGTGGCCGATCCGGAGTCACTGCGTGAACTCGCCCGGCACGCGCGTGTGGTGGCCACGACGGTCGGGCCGTACATCACGTACGGCGAGGAGCTGGTGGCCGCCTGCGCGGACGCCGGGACCGACTACGTGGACCTCACCGGTGAGCCCGAGTTCGTGGACCTGATGTACGTCCGGCACGACGCCCGCGCGCGGGAGACGGGGGCGCGGCTCGTGCACGCCTGCGGCTTCGACTCGATTCCGCACGACCTGGGCGCGTACTTCACCGTGCGGCAGCTTCCCGAGGGGGTGCCGCTGAGGGTCGACGGATTCGTACGCTCCCAGGCGATGTTCTCGGGCGGCACCTTCGCCTCGGCGCTCAACCAGTTCGCGCGCGGGCGGCACATGCTCGCCGCGGCGCGGGACCGCAAACGCCATGAGCCGCGTCTGATGGGGCGGCGGGCCATAGCGCCGCTGGGCGCTCCGCGGTTCGCCAAGGAGGTCGGGGCGTGGGCGCTGCCGCTGCCCACGATCGACGCTCAGGTGGTCCAGCGGTCCGCGCGGGCCCTGGAACGGTACGGGCCCGACTTCCGCTACCGCCACTACGCGGCCGTCGAGCGGCTGCCGTTCGCCGTGGGCGGGGTCGCGGCGGTGAGCGCGGTCTTCGCGGCGGCTCAACTGCCGCCCGCGCGCCGCTGGCTGTCCGACCGGGTCAAGCCCGGGGACGGGCCGAGTGCCTCGCGGCGGGCGAAGAGCTGGTTCTCGGTGCGGTTCGTGGGCGAGGGCGGTGGACGCCGCGTCTTCACCGAGGTCGCGGGCGGCGACCCGGGCTACGACGAGACCGCCAAGATGCTCGCCGAGTCGGCCCTGTCCCTCGCCTTCGACGACCTGCCGAAGACGTCCGGGCAGGTCACGCCGGCGGTGGCCATGGGAGACGCGCTGATGGAGCGCCTGCGCGAGGCGGGGATCACGTTCCGGGTGGCGGCTGTCCTGTAGTCGGGGCAGTCCGGACAGTCGGGGTGGTGCGGGCGGCCGGGAAGGTCCGGGCGGTCGGGATGGTCGAGGCAGTGGTAGCTCAGGACGACCATCCCGTGACCGTGTAGATCATCCCGCCTATCCAGGCGAGTCCGGCGATCACGGCGAGGACCAGTGCGGCCATCACGGCGCGCTCGACGGGCTGGGCGGGGTGGGCGGCGGTCTTCGGGGCACGGTGCGTCGTCATGCGGCACAGCCTGCCGATCATGACGGTGGAGCCACATCCGTACAGGTACTCAGAACACGTACTCAGTCAACGGATGGGGACCATCACGGGGTTGCCTCCTGGAGGGCCCGCCTGCAGAGGGAGTCCGCACGTCGGGTGGACTCCGGGAGGCGGTACTTCGGGGCGAGCGCGAGCGTGTGCGCGCACGCGTTGTCGAGGCTCACCCGGTGGCCGACGGAGACGAACACCGGCTTGACGCCGTCCTGGGTGCGCAGCGCGCGGCCGACCTCGTCCTCCCCGGAGACCAGTGCGGACGCGCTGCCGCGCCGGGTGCCCGGCTCCTC containing:
- a CDS encoding CaiB/BaiF CoA transferase family protein, with translation MAVAGTPGHGPLAGVRVVELAGIGPGPFAAMLLADLGADVVRVDRPGGAGLAINPEYDVTNRNKRSVILDLKTENGQERVLDLVERADILIEGYRPGVAERLGVGPGACHARNPKLVYGRMTGWGQEGPLAQRAGHDIAYIALTGTLGMIGRPDEPPTVPANLVGDYAGGSLYLVVGVLAALHHARATGAGQVVDAAIVDGAAHLAAMIHGMLAAGGWQDRRGANLLDGGCPYYGTYETADGQYMAVGALEQQFYAEFAELLGIAELASARKDLARWGELREAVAARFKTRTRDEWTAVFEGSDACVAPVLSLREAPAHPHLAARGTFVDHGGITQPAPAPRFSVTHTAVRTGPAQPGADTVDVARDWGVPHLLKDSDPMKDSDPRKDGA
- a CDS encoding MmcQ/YjbR family DNA-binding protein, coding for MRSEVAVAVPKNALKKWEKVREFALGLPGASEEFPWGEAVAKVNKKVFVFLGVDDGSYPLGVTLKLKDDAAHAHALTSPGAEPAGYGLGTSGWVRIPLAERGAPAAELLCDWVEESYRTIAPKKLIAELDER
- a CDS encoding saccharopine dehydrogenase family protein, whose product is MSRLNGTDRAYDIVLFGATGFVGELTAEYLAAHAPEGLRWAIAGRSAEKLERLRERLSGAPGVLRADVADPESLRELARHARVVATTVGPYITYGEELVAACADAGTDYVDLTGEPEFVDLMYVRHDARARETGARLVHACGFDSIPHDLGAYFTVRQLPEGVPLRVDGFVRSQAMFSGGTFASALNQFARGRHMLAAARDRKRHEPRLMGRRAIAPLGAPRFAKEVGAWALPLPTIDAQVVQRSARALERYGPDFRYRHYAAVERLPFAVGGVAAVSAVFAAAQLPPARRWLSDRVKPGDGPSASRRAKSWFSVRFVGEGGGRRVFTEVAGGDPGYDETAKMLAESALSLAFDDLPKTSGQVTPAVAMGDALMERLREAGITFRVAAVL
- the mmpA gene encoding morphogenic membrane protein MmpA, which codes for MTTHRAPKTAAHPAQPVERAVMAALVLAVIAGLAWIGGMIYTVTGWSS